Proteins from a single region of Gossypium arboreum isolate Shixiya-1 chromosome 1, ASM2569848v2, whole genome shotgun sequence:
- the LOC108482437 gene encoding protein SIEVE ELEMENT OCCLUSION B-like isoform X1, whose amino-acid sequence MAQASRSQQLVRSERRMFAASDDNAMMKQILSTHAPDGRLVDVKPILLIIDNVLRHITPEIDQALTAGSGRIDSFDDPTNLSAIDGVLDALAYIVHKISCEISCKCAGGGDAHATTMVILNMLSSYSWDAKVVLTLAAFAVNFGEFWLIVQLCTTNTLAKSVALLKQLPDVLEHSQTLKPHFDALNKLIKAMIDVTKCIVEFIELPCEYISSEVPPLSTAMASIPTAVYWTIRSVVACAAQITSLVGLRQEFVTSTSEAWELSSLAHKVSSIHEHLRNLLRLCYQCIEEKKQEETYKEFIRIIETPQMEISKIFRVIFRKEDPHPLFSPTEKTRVDIDVLRRKHVLLLISDLDISLDEVQVLEVLYKYERAPSSELSYEIVWLPIVDRSTWNDSYQQKFLNLQSIMPWYTVNHPSVIEPAVIKYTKEKWRFVKKPIVVTLDPLGKVTCTNALNMMWIWGNAAFPFSTDKEESLWKSESWTIELLVDGLEPNLPNWMKEEKVICFYGGEKMEWIESFTSATKKAAQTLEIGLEMVYVGKNNAKERVKKISGLITEKQLSHSWQDASVWFFWNRLESMLYSKTQHVKISDPDIIKQEVMTILGYDGSEHGWAIFFLGTTEMVRANGERVLSSMQSFEEWEEMARQMGFIPALRKHLEGITDDHHCTRLILPGISGGIAERVVCAECGRPMEMYFMYRCCVE is encoded by the exons ATGGCACAGGCTTCTAGATCGCAGCAACTTGTCCGTAGCGAGCGTCGGATGTTCGCCGCATCCGACGACAATGCCATGATGAAGCAAATTCTGTCTACTCATGCCCCCGATGGTCGTTTAGTTGATGTCAAACCCATTCTCCTAATCATTGACAATGTTTTGCGTCATATCACTCCTGAAATTGATCAAGCGTTGACT GCTGGATCGGGACGTATCGATTCCTTCGATGATCCGACTAACTTGTCTGCCATTGATGGCGTGCTGGATGCATTGGCTTATATCGTGCACAAAATCTCCTGCGAG ATATCATGCAAGTGTGCTGGAGGAGGGGATGCTCATGCAACAACAATGGTGATTCTCAACATGCTTTCAAGCTATTCATGGGATGCAAAAGTGGTGCTAACGTTAGCAGCTTTCGCCGTGAATTTCGGGGAGTTTTGGCTGATTGTTCAGCTCTGCACTACAAACACACTGGCTAAATCCGTGGCACTCCTCAAGCAATTGCCGGACGTTTTAGAGCATTCTCAAACACTGAAACCCCACTTCGATGCACTCAACAAACTCATCAAGGCAATGATCGATGTAACCAAGTGCATCGTTGAGTTCATTGAGCTACCTTGTGAGTATATTTCGAGCGAGGTGCCACCGTTGTCGACAGCTATGGCTAGTATCCCCACGGCTGTCTACTGGACCATTCGGAGCGTTGTGGCTTGTGCTGCGCAGATTACAAGCCTCGTTGGTTTGAGACAGGA GTTTGTCACATCCACTTCGGAAGCATGGGAACTGTCAAGCTTGGCACATAAAGTTAGCAGCATACATGAACACCTTCGAAATCTCTTACGTCTTTGCTATCAGTGTATTG AGGAAAAGAAGCAGGAAGAAACTTATAAAGAATTCATCCGTATTATTGAAACACCTCAAATGGAAATCTCCAAGATTTTCAGAGTAATCTTCCGCAAGGAAGATCCTCATCCTCTCTTCAGTCCTACTGAGAAGACCAGG GTTGATATAGATGTGTTGAGAAGAAAGCATGTGTTACTTCTGATTTCGGATCTGGATATCTCCCTTGACGAGGTTCAGGTTCTGGAGGTTCTTTACAAATATGAAAGGGCACCGTCGTCTGAGCTTAGCTACGAGATCGTATGGCTCCCGATTGTGGATAGGTCAACTTGGAACGACAGCTATCAGCAAAAGTTTTTGAACCTGCAGTCGATTATGCCATGGTATACAGTGAACCACCCTTCCGTTATTGAACCTGCAGTGATTAAATACACCAAGGAAAAATGGCGTTTCGTGAAGAAGCCGATTGTGGTCACACTGGATCCACTAGGAAAGGTTACATGTACTAATGCACTCAATATGATGTGGATATGGGGAAATGCAGCCTTCCCATTCAGCACTGACAAAGAAGAAAGTCTTTGGAAATCTGAGTCTTGGACAATTGAACTACTTGTTGATGGCCTTGAACCAAACTTACCTAATTGG ATGAAAGAAGAGAAAGTGATATGTTTCTATGGCGGTGAAAAGATGGAATGGATCGAATCTTTCACTTCCGCAACAAAGAAGGCTGCACAAACTCTTGAAATTGGGTTGGAGATGGTTTATGTTGGAAAGAACAACGCCAAGGAACGGGTGAAAAAGATTAGTGGTTTAATTACCGAGAAGCAGCTTAGTCACTCTTGGCAAGACGCGAGTGTGTGGTTCTTTTGGAACCGGTTAGAGAGCATGTTGTACTCCAAAACCCAACATGTGAAGATCAGTGATCCAGATATTATAAAGCAAGAAGTGATGACGATACTAGGGTACGATGGCAGTGAACATGGATGGGCAATCTTCTTTTTAGGAACGACTGAAATGGTAAGAGCCAATGGAGAGAGAGTACTTAGTAGCATGCAGAGTTTTGAAGAATGggaagaaatggcaagacaaaTGGGGTTTATCCCAGCACTACGCAAGCATCTGGAAGGGATTACCGACGATCATCACTGTACTCGATTGATCCTTCCAGGTATCAGTGGCGGGATAGCGGAGAGGGTGGTGTGTGCTGAGTGCGGACGCCCCATGgagatgtatttcatgtatcgctGCTGTGTTGAGTGA
- the LOC108482437 gene encoding protein SIEVE ELEMENT OCCLUSION B-like isoform X2, which translates to MAQASRSQQLVRSERRMFAASDDNAMMKQILSTHAPDGRLVDVKPILLIIDNVLRHITPEIDQALTAGSGRIDSFDDPTNLSAIDGVLDALAYIVHKISCEISCKCAGGGDAHATTMVILNMLSSYSWDAKVVLTLAAFAVNFGEFWLIVQLCTTNTLAKSVALLKQLPDVLEHSQTLKPHFDALNKLIKAMIDVTKCIVEFIELPCEYISSEVPPLSTAMASIPTAVYWTIRSVVACAAQITSLVGLRQEFVTSTSEAWELSSLAHKVSSIHEHLRNLLRLCYQCIEEKKQEETYKEFIRIIETPQMEISKIFRVIFRKEDPHPLFSPTEKTRVLEVLYKYERAPSSELSYEIVWLPIVDRSTWNDSYQQKFLNLQSIMPWYTVNHPSVIEPAVIKYTKEKWRFVKKPIVVTLDPLGKVTCTNALNMMWIWGNAAFPFSTDKEESLWKSESWTIELLVDGLEPNLPNWMKEEKVICFYGGEKMEWIESFTSATKKAAQTLEIGLEMVYVGKNNAKERVKKISGLITEKQLSHSWQDASVWFFWNRLESMLYSKTQHVKISDPDIIKQEVMTILGYDGSEHGWAIFFLGTTEMVRANGERVLSSMQSFEEWEEMARQMGFIPALRKHLEGITDDHHCTRLILPGISGGIAERVVCAECGRPMEMYFMYRCCVE; encoded by the exons ATGGCACAGGCTTCTAGATCGCAGCAACTTGTCCGTAGCGAGCGTCGGATGTTCGCCGCATCCGACGACAATGCCATGATGAAGCAAATTCTGTCTACTCATGCCCCCGATGGTCGTTTAGTTGATGTCAAACCCATTCTCCTAATCATTGACAATGTTTTGCGTCATATCACTCCTGAAATTGATCAAGCGTTGACT GCTGGATCGGGACGTATCGATTCCTTCGATGATCCGACTAACTTGTCTGCCATTGATGGCGTGCTGGATGCATTGGCTTATATCGTGCACAAAATCTCCTGCGAG ATATCATGCAAGTGTGCTGGAGGAGGGGATGCTCATGCAACAACAATGGTGATTCTCAACATGCTTTCAAGCTATTCATGGGATGCAAAAGTGGTGCTAACGTTAGCAGCTTTCGCCGTGAATTTCGGGGAGTTTTGGCTGATTGTTCAGCTCTGCACTACAAACACACTGGCTAAATCCGTGGCACTCCTCAAGCAATTGCCGGACGTTTTAGAGCATTCTCAAACACTGAAACCCCACTTCGATGCACTCAACAAACTCATCAAGGCAATGATCGATGTAACCAAGTGCATCGTTGAGTTCATTGAGCTACCTTGTGAGTATATTTCGAGCGAGGTGCCACCGTTGTCGACAGCTATGGCTAGTATCCCCACGGCTGTCTACTGGACCATTCGGAGCGTTGTGGCTTGTGCTGCGCAGATTACAAGCCTCGTTGGTTTGAGACAGGA GTTTGTCACATCCACTTCGGAAGCATGGGAACTGTCAAGCTTGGCACATAAAGTTAGCAGCATACATGAACACCTTCGAAATCTCTTACGTCTTTGCTATCAGTGTATTG AGGAAAAGAAGCAGGAAGAAACTTATAAAGAATTCATCCGTATTATTGAAACACCTCAAATGGAAATCTCCAAGATTTTCAGAGTAATCTTCCGCAAGGAAGATCCTCATCCTCTCTTCAGTCCTACTGAGAAGACCAGG GTTCTGGAGGTTCTTTACAAATATGAAAGGGCACCGTCGTCTGAGCTTAGCTACGAGATCGTATGGCTCCCGATTGTGGATAGGTCAACTTGGAACGACAGCTATCAGCAAAAGTTTTTGAACCTGCAGTCGATTATGCCATGGTATACAGTGAACCACCCTTCCGTTATTGAACCTGCAGTGATTAAATACACCAAGGAAAAATGGCGTTTCGTGAAGAAGCCGATTGTGGTCACACTGGATCCACTAGGAAAGGTTACATGTACTAATGCACTCAATATGATGTGGATATGGGGAAATGCAGCCTTCCCATTCAGCACTGACAAAGAAGAAAGTCTTTGGAAATCTGAGTCTTGGACAATTGAACTACTTGTTGATGGCCTTGAACCAAACTTACCTAATTGG ATGAAAGAAGAGAAAGTGATATGTTTCTATGGCGGTGAAAAGATGGAATGGATCGAATCTTTCACTTCCGCAACAAAGAAGGCTGCACAAACTCTTGAAATTGGGTTGGAGATGGTTTATGTTGGAAAGAACAACGCCAAGGAACGGGTGAAAAAGATTAGTGGTTTAATTACCGAGAAGCAGCTTAGTCACTCTTGGCAAGACGCGAGTGTGTGGTTCTTTTGGAACCGGTTAGAGAGCATGTTGTACTCCAAAACCCAACATGTGAAGATCAGTGATCCAGATATTATAAAGCAAGAAGTGATGACGATACTAGGGTACGATGGCAGTGAACATGGATGGGCAATCTTCTTTTTAGGAACGACTGAAATGGTAAGAGCCAATGGAGAGAGAGTACTTAGTAGCATGCAGAGTTTTGAAGAATGggaagaaatggcaagacaaaTGGGGTTTATCCCAGCACTACGCAAGCATCTGGAAGGGATTACCGACGATCATCACTGTACTCGATTGATCCTTCCAGGTATCAGTGGCGGGATAGCGGAGAGGGTGGTGTGTGCTGAGTGCGGACGCCCCATGgagatgtatttcatgtatcgctGCTGTGTTGAGTGA